The following proteins come from a genomic window of Gossypium raimondii isolate GPD5lz chromosome 5, ASM2569854v1, whole genome shotgun sequence:
- the LOC105770370 gene encoding SH3 domain-containing protein 1: MEAIKKQATKLREQVAKQQQAVLRHLGHFSNEDVTVDEADLQCHQKLQDLYSSTKAAKHLQRNIVRGIEGFIATSSKLIEISRKLADDCCKFGVEDQNTGSSLAKAALHFGNSHKSIEDERETLLGILGERVSEPLRALITGAPLEDARHLTHRYDRFRQEVEAQAADVLRRRSKTREADISAESYMKLKQAEARLADLKSSMMVLGREATAAMLSAEDQQQKITFQLLLAMVDAEKSYHQHVLASLEKLHAEMILEGQMNESLNSVTLQREVNVTSAHDNFSSNKSEAQGSNQSDVFFIAKVVHPFDAEADGELSLAVGDYVVVRQVGPSGWSEGECKGKAGWFPSAYVERQEKAPASKLIEPNSAASA; encoded by the exons GCAGTACTTAGGCATCTTGGGCATTTTAGTAATGAAGACGTTACTGTTGATGAAGCTGATCTTCAATGTCATCAAAAGCTTCAAGACCTGTACAGTTCTACAAAGGCAGCTAAG CATTTGCAGCGGAACATCGTCCGTGGCATAGAAGGTTTTATTGCAACAAGCTCAAAGCTGATAGAAATAT CTAGGAAGTTGGCTGATGATTGTTGCAAGTTTGGAGTTGAAGATCAAAATACTGGTTCCTCTCTTGCAAAAGCCGCCCTTCACTTTGGCAATTCACATAAATCAATAGAAGATGAAAGGGAGACCTTGCTTGGGATCCTTGGTGAGCGG GTTTCTGAGCCACTACGGGCATTAATTACAGGAGCTCCTCTAGAAGATGCTCGGCACTTGACCCACCGATATGACAGATTCCGGCAAGAGGTTGAAGCTCAG GCAGCAGATGTTTTGAGGCGTAGATCAAAAACCAGGGAAGCTGATATTTCTGCAGAAAGCTACATGAAGCTTAAACAAGCAGAAGCAAGATTGGCTGACCTTAAATCCTCAATGATGGTTCTAGGAAGAGAAGCAACTGCTGCCATGTTGTCAGCTGAGGATCAGCAGCAAAAGATTACTTTCCAGCTGCTTCTTGCAATG GTTGACGCCGAAAAATCTTATCATCAACATGTTCTTGCTAGTTTAGAGAAGCTACATGCTGAG ATGATTCTAGAGGGGCAGATGAACGAGTCATTGAACTCAGTGACGTTGCAGAGAGAGGTGAATGTCACCTCTGCACATGATAACTTTAGTTCGAATAAATCTGAAGCTCAGGGAAGCAATCAAAGCGATGTATTTTTCATAGCAAAG GTTGTACACCCATTTGATGCTGAAGCAGATGGGGAATTAAGCTTAGCAGTTGGTGATTATGTTGTGGTTCGCCAG GTGGGTCCTAGTGGATGGTCGGAGGGAGAGTGCAAGGGCAAGGCTGGATGGTTTCCCTCTGCTTATGTAGAAAGACAAGAGAAAGCACCAGCAAGCAAGTTAATTGAGCCGAACTCCGCAGCCTCAGCCTGA
- the LOC105770371 gene encoding peroxisomal nicotinamide adenine dinucleotide carrier: MSNSNAIANGVAGAGAGIIAQILTYPLQTVNTRQQTERIAKSKPKPPTAAAGTLLQILHVLQTEGWGGLYSGLKPSLFGTAASQGIYYYFYQLFKNKAEAIAVVRKHKGRGDGTLGIFSWLVVAALAGSLNVLLTNPIWVLVTRMQTHTQAERKIMESKKEALLKEASENGLIGSTLQEKLDELESTKPHPYGTIHAAREVYTEAGIRGFWKGIIPTLIMVCNPSIQFMIYETSLKRLKEKRSANKHGLKNVSALEVFLLGALAKLGATVTTYPLLVVKSRLQAKQEIGGNISLRYSGTVDAIIKMMKYEGLPGFYKGMSTKIVQSVFAASVLFMFKEEIVKAYIFLVHRIGKAKVPLN; this comes from the exons ATGTCCAACTCCAATGCTATAGCTAACGGAGTGGCAGGAGCTGGCGCTGGAATCATTGCTCAGATACTCACTTATCCACTTCAGACG GTGAATACGCGTCAACAAACGGAAAGAATCGCCAAGTCCAAACCCAAACCCCCCACTGCGGCTGCTGGTACGCTTCTTCAGATCCTCCAT GTGCTACAAACCGAAGGCTGGGGAGGACTTTACTCTGGTCTTAAGCCTTCTTTATTTGGAACTGCTGCTTCGCAG GGCATTTACTACTACTTTTATCAGCTATTCAAAAATAAGGCTGAGGCTATTGCTGTTGTCCGTAAGCACAAGGGACGTGGGGATGGCACCCTTGGCATCTTTTCTTGGCTTGTTGTAGCAGCTCTTGCAGG GTCCTTGAATGTATTGCTGACAAACCCAATATGGGTTCTTGTGACCCGTATGCAG ACTCATACTCAagcagaaagaaaaattatggaGTCCAAAAAGGAAGCTCTATTAAAGGAGGCTTCTGAAAACGGCTTAATAGGTTCAACACTGCAAGAAAAATTGGATGAGCTTGAGTCAACAAAGCCTCATCCTTATGGAACCATTCATGCG GCCCGTGAAGTTTATACCGAAGCAGGAATTAGAGGATTCTGGAAAGGCATCATACCTACACTCATTATG GTCTGTAATCCCTCAATCCAGTTCATGATATATGAGACCTCATTAAAGCGTCTGAAGGAAAAACGTTCTGCTAATAAGCATGGATTAAAAAATGTATCAGCTTTGGAG GTGTTTTTATTAGGAGCCTTGGCAAAACTTGGGGCAACTGTTACAACATACCCACTGCTGGTCGTCAAG TCTCGGCTTCAAGCAAAACAGGAGATTGGTGGGAATATATCACTAAGATATTCAG GTACAGTAGATgcaataattaaaatgatgaagtATGAGGGATTGCCTGGCTTTTACAAGGGAATGAGCACAAAGATAGTACAGAGTGTTTTTGCTGCTTCTGTACTTTTCATGTTCAAGGAGGAGATTGTGAAAGCTTACATATTCCTTGTTCATAGGATCGGGAAAGCAAAAGTCCCATTGAACTGA
- the LOC105770372 gene encoding uncharacterized protein LOC105770372 yields MDGGRRIAVSPRPCSGRRILASKKRGRPDAFVNSVKKLQRREICSKPHRAFSVTDAQERFRNIRLQEEYDTHDPKGHCSMVLPFLRKRSKIIEIVAAQDIVFALAQSGVCAAFSRETNRRICFLNVTADEVIRSLFYNKNNDSLITVSVYASDNFSSLKCRSTRIEYIRRGQPDAGFALFESESLKWPGFVEFDDVNGKVLTYSAQDSIYKVFDLKNYTMLYSISDKNVQEIKISPGIMLLIFTKVGGHVPLKILSIEDGTVLKSFSHLLHRNKKVDFIEQFNEKLLVKQENENLQILDVRNSELTEVSKNEFMTPSAFIFLYENQLFLTFRNRTVAVWNFRGELVTSFEDHLLWHPDCNTNNIYITSDQDLIISYCKADSDDPLSEGNGSINISNILTGKCLAKIRASNGFPVEKQCSCCDVECGCRSKVQSSSSRIRSTVAEALEDITALFYDEERNEIYTGNRYGLVHVWSN; encoded by the exons ATGGATGGTGGGCGGAGGATAGCCGTCAGCCCAAGGCCTTGCAGCGGACGGAGAATACTCGCATCTAAGAAAAGAGGGAGACCCGATGCCTTCGTTAACAGTGTCAAGAAACTCCAACGAAGAGAAATCTGCTCTAAGCCGCACCGTGCTTTCTCCGTCACCGACGCCCAGGAGCGCTTCCGTAACATCCGCTTGCag GAGGAATATGATACTCATGATCCAAAAGGACATTGTTCAATGGTATTACCATTTCTGAGGAAGAGATCAAAGATTATAGAGATTGTTGCTGCACAAGACATTGTATTTGCTCTTGCTCAATCTGGTGTATGTGCGGCATTCAGTCGAG AGACTAATCGAAGAATATGTTTTCTAAATGTCACTGCTGATGAAGTTATTAGAAGCTTGTTTTACAACAAAAACAATGACTCACTTATCACAGTCTCAGTTTACGCTTCTGACAACTTCAGCTCCTTGAAGTGCAGAAGCACGAGGATTGA ATACATTCGAAGAGGTCAACCTGATGCTGGTTTTGCACTTTTTGAATCTGAGTCACTGAAGTGGCCTGGGTTTGTGGAGTTTGATGATGTAAATGGGAAGGTACTCACATATTCAGCACAGGATAG TATATACAAGGTATTTGACCTCAAAAATTATACGATGTTATACTCCATATCGgataaaaatgttcaagagatcaAGATCAG TCCAGGGATCATGTTATTGATTTTCACTAAAGTTGGCGGCCATGTTCCTCTTAAGATTCTCTCAATAGAGGATGGTACCGTTCTCAAATCTTTTAGCCACCTTCTTCACCGGAATAAGAAGGTGGATTTCATCGAACAGTTCAATGAAAAGCTTCTTGTGAAGCAGGAAAATGAAAACCTTCAGATTCTTGAT GTACGCAACTCTGAGCTAACAGAAGTTAgcaaaaatgaatttatgacCCCATCAGCATTTATATTTCTGTATGAGAACCAGTTATTCCTGACATTTAGAAACCGGACAGTGGCTGTCTGGAACTTCCGTGGAGAACTTGTAACTTCATTTGAGGATCACCTTTTGTGGCATCCTGACTGCAAcactaataatatatacatcACAAGTGATCAGGATCTTATCATCTCTTACTGCAAGGCTGATTCTGATGATCCATTGTCTGAAGGAAATG GGTCCATTAACATCAGCAATATATTGACTGGGAAATGCCTTGCTAAAATAAGGGCTAGTAACGGTTTCCCAGTGGAAAAGCAGTGTAGCTGCTGTGATGTCGAGTGTGGCTGCAGGTCAAAAGTGCAAAGCAGTTCATCTAGAATTAGAAGCACGGTGGCAGAAGCATTGGAAGATATCACTgctcttttttatgatgaagAGCGCAATGAGATCTATACGGGGAATAGGTATGGTCTAGTTCATGTGTGGTCTAACTGA